In a single window of the Raphanus sativus cultivar WK10039 chromosome 9, ASM80110v3, whole genome shotgun sequence genome:
- the LOC108828149 gene encoding RNA pseudouridine synthase 1 has translation MSASPLSLRNLLLSADKILIKPYFANSIKAMEARHDLPISNLDYPKPVSAPPPPISKDIELKRAIEASSKSSLFNLTRDHILYEDEWLMAVNKPKGVYCEYVLSSAPKIILDSSNEFHLANRLDRDTSGVMLITKSHKVAAKLVKAFTEHKIRKSYIALSIGPSPNWSKITVKSGHGRSKHGAWRVYAASDVGRVLPGGSFVRDMETTFELVSINGENPQPPSESESIIVVEGDEPELTCVGDGDDVVVVRAFPQSGRTHQIRLHCQYLGIPIRGDVKYHGMYEWRGRIYEGHELHAESLSLEHPVTGDPLVIQAALPNWANTGDV, from the exons ATGTCTGCGTCTCCTCTTTCCCTTCGAAACCTCCTCCTTTCAGCtgacaaaatacttataaaaCCCTATTTCGCCAACTCCATTAAAGCCATGGAAGCTCGACACGATCTCCCCATAAGCAATCTGGATTACCCTAAACCCGTTTCTGCTCCGCCCCCACCGATCTCGAAAGACATTGAACTCAAAAGAGCCATTGAAGCTTCTTCAAAATCGAGTCTCTTTAATCTTACAAGAGACCATATATTATACGAAGACGAATGGCTCATGGCCGTAAATAAGCCAAAAGGTGTCTACTGCGAATATGTTCTTTCCTCCGCTCCTAAGATCATCCTCG attCATCGAATGAGTTTCATCTCGCAAATAGATTAGACCGTGACACTAGCGGCGTTATGCTCATAACTAAATCCCATAAAGTCGCTGCTAAGCTCGTTAAAGCCTTCACGGAACACAAGATTCGCAAATCCTACATTGCTCTCTCCATCGGACCATCACCAAACTGGAGCAAGATCACGGTTAAGTCAGGTCATGGACGCTCCAAACACGGAGCTTGGCGCGTTTACGCTGCCTCGGACGTTGGTAGAGTCTTACCGGGAGGATCATTCGTTAGAGATATGGAGACGACATTTGAACTTGTATCCATAAACGGCGAAAACCCACAACCACCTTCTGAATCAGAAAGTATAATTGTTGTCGAGGGAGATGAACCAGAATTGACTTGTGTCGGAGACGGAGACGATGTTGTTGTGGTAAGGGCGTTCCCACAAAGTGGTAGGACGCATCAGATTAGGTTACATTGTCAGTATCTTGGGATTCCGATCAGAGGAGATGTTAAGTATCATGGGATGTATGAGTGGAGAGGGAGAATATACGAGGGTCATGAGCTTCATGCTGAGAGTTTGTCTTTGGAGCATCCTGTTACAGGTGATCCTCTTGTTATCCAGGCTGCTCTTCCCAATTGGGCCAACACCGGAGATGTTTAA
- the LOC108828147 gene encoding calreticulin-1 isoform X2, with protein MAKLNPNFISLILIGLVAIASASVIFEEKFDDGWENRWVKSDWKKDDNTAGEWSHTAGNWSGDANDKGIQTSEDYRFYAISAEFPEFTNKDKTLVFQFSVKHEQKLDCGGGYMKLLSGDVDQKKFGGDTPYSIMFGPDICGYDTKKVHAILTYNGKNHLIKKEVPCETDQLTHVYTFILRPDATYSILIDNVEKQTGSLYSDWDLLPAKKIKDPSAKKPEDWDDKEYIPDPEDTKPAGYDDIPKEIPDADAKKPEDWDDEEDGEWTAPTIPNPEYNGEWKPKKIKNPNYKGKWKAPMIDNPDFKDDPELYVFKFKYVGVELWQVKSGSLFDNVLVCDDPDYAKKLAEETWGKLKDAEKAAFDEAEKKREEEMTMTMKEMNPTLNQKLRKPRKKPPRTRMMPPMTSSKPKKVEIMKDSTSFQSRICFSFF; from the exons ATGGCGAAACTAAACCCTAACTTCATCTCTCTGATCCTTATCGGCCTCGTCGCGATCGCATCTGCTAGCGTTATCTTCGAGGAGAAATTCGACG ATGGATGGGAGAACAGATGGGTGAAATCTGACTGGAAGAAAGATGACAACACTGCTGGAGAATGGAGCCACACAGCTGGCAACTGGTCTGGTGACGCTAACGACAAAG GTATCCAGACTAGCGAGGACTACAGATTCTACGCCATTTCAGCTGAGTTCCCTGAGTTCACCAACAAGGACAAGACCCTTGTGTTCCAGTTCTCTGTCAAGCACGAGCAGAAGCTTGACTGTGGTGGTGGATACATGAAGCTTCTCAGTGGTGATGTTGACCAGAAGAAATTCGGTGGAGACACTCCTTACAGCATCATGTTCGGTCCTGATATCTGTGGCTACGACACTAAGAAAGTGCATGCTATCCTTACCTACAATGGAAAAAACCATCTGATCAAGAAGGAGGTTCCATGTGAGACTGATCAGCTCACGCATGTCTACACGTTTATCCTCCGCCCAGATGCTACTTACAGCATTCTTATCGATAACGTTGAGAAGCAAACTGGTAGCCTCTACTCCGACTGGGATCTACTCCCAGCCAAGAAGATTAAGGATCCAAGCGCCAAGAAG CCTGAGGACTGGGATGACAAAGAGTACATTCCTGATCCTGAAGACACAAAGCCAGCTGGATACGATGACATCCCAAAGGAGATCCCAGACGCTGATGCAAAGAAG cCCGAGGACtgggatgatgaagaagatggtgagTGGACTGCCCCTACCATTCCCAACCCCGAGTACAACGGTGAATGGAAGCCCAAG AAAATCAAGAACCCTAACTACAAGGGCAAATGGAAGGCTCCAATGATTGACAACCCTG ACTTCAAGGATGACCCAGAACTCTATGTCTTCAAATTTAAGTATGTTGGAGTAGAGTTGTGGCAG gtGAAATCTGGATCATTGTTCGACAATGTCTTAGTCTGCGATGACCCTGACTACGCTAAGAAGTTGGCTGAGGAAACCTGGGGAAAGCTCAAGGAT GCTGAGAAAGCAGCATTCGACGAAgctgagaagaagagagaggaagag ATGACGATGACCATGAAGGAGATGAATCCGACACTGAATCAAAAACTGAGGAAACCAAGGAAGAAGCCTCCTCGGACAAGGATGATGCCGCCCAT GACGAGCTCTAAGCCGAAGAAGGTGGAGATTATGAAGGATTCAACAAGTTTTCAGAGTcgtatttgtttttctttcttttaa
- the LOC108828147 gene encoding calreticulin-1 isoform X1, with protein MAKLNPNFISLILIGLVAIASASVIFEEKFDDGWENRWVKSDWKKDDNTAGEWSHTAGNWSGDANDKGIQTSEDYRFYAISAEFPEFTNKDKTLVFQFSVKHEQKLDCGGGYMKLLSGDVDQKKFGGDTPYSIMFGPDICGYDTKKVHAILTYNGKNHLIKKEVPCETDQLTHVYTFILRPDATYSILIDNVEKQTGSLYSDWDLLPAKKIKDPSAKKPEDWDDKEYIPDPEDTKPAGYDDIPKEIPDADAKKPEDWDDEEDGEWTAPTIPNPEYNGEWKPKKIKNPNYKGKWKAPMIDNPDFKDDPELYVFKFKYVGVELWQVKSGSLFDNVLVCDDPDYAKKLAEETWGKLKDAEKAAFDEAEKKREEEESKDAPAADSDAEDEQDDDDHEGDESDTESKTEETKEEASSDKDDAAHDEL; from the exons ATGGCGAAACTAAACCCTAACTTCATCTCTCTGATCCTTATCGGCCTCGTCGCGATCGCATCTGCTAGCGTTATCTTCGAGGAGAAATTCGACG ATGGATGGGAGAACAGATGGGTGAAATCTGACTGGAAGAAAGATGACAACACTGCTGGAGAATGGAGCCACACAGCTGGCAACTGGTCTGGTGACGCTAACGACAAAG GTATCCAGACTAGCGAGGACTACAGATTCTACGCCATTTCAGCTGAGTTCCCTGAGTTCACCAACAAGGACAAGACCCTTGTGTTCCAGTTCTCTGTCAAGCACGAGCAGAAGCTTGACTGTGGTGGTGGATACATGAAGCTTCTCAGTGGTGATGTTGACCAGAAGAAATTCGGTGGAGACACTCCTTACAGCATCATGTTCGGTCCTGATATCTGTGGCTACGACACTAAGAAAGTGCATGCTATCCTTACCTACAATGGAAAAAACCATCTGATCAAGAAGGAGGTTCCATGTGAGACTGATCAGCTCACGCATGTCTACACGTTTATCCTCCGCCCAGATGCTACTTACAGCATTCTTATCGATAACGTTGAGAAGCAAACTGGTAGCCTCTACTCCGACTGGGATCTACTCCCAGCCAAGAAGATTAAGGATCCAAGCGCCAAGAAG CCTGAGGACTGGGATGACAAAGAGTACATTCCTGATCCTGAAGACACAAAGCCAGCTGGATACGATGACATCCCAAAGGAGATCCCAGACGCTGATGCAAAGAAG cCCGAGGACtgggatgatgaagaagatggtgagTGGACTGCCCCTACCATTCCCAACCCCGAGTACAACGGTGAATGGAAGCCCAAG AAAATCAAGAACCCTAACTACAAGGGCAAATGGAAGGCTCCAATGATTGACAACCCTG ACTTCAAGGATGACCCAGAACTCTATGTCTTCAAATTTAAGTATGTTGGAGTAGAGTTGTGGCAG gtGAAATCTGGATCATTGTTCGACAATGTCTTAGTCTGCGATGACCCTGACTACGCTAAGAAGTTGGCTGAGGAAACCTGGGGAAAGCTCAAGGAT GCTGAGAAAGCAGCATTCGACGAAgctgagaagaagagagaggaagag GAATCAAAGGATGCTCCCGCTGCTGATTCTGAT GCTGAGGATGAACAAGATGACGATGACCATGAAGGAGATGAATCCGACACTGAATCAAAAACTGAGGAAACCAAGGAAGAAGCCTCCTCGGACAAGGATGATGCCGCCCAT GACGAGCTCTAA
- the LOC108824286 gene encoding uncharacterized protein LOC108824286, with translation MDFRSRKVQFLLFAIGIVALSITAEKCRELVGVEAASKSGQFTFLNCFDMSSGTVACAVKEGVKLYFYSIRSIHVEKARNVAIERALHEALVKGMAANEAAKDAQSAGAKAAKVATRQAKRIIGPIVAAGWDFFEALYFGGTLTEGFLRGSGTLVGAYAGGYVGEQRFGRFGYLVGSHLGNWIGARVGLMVYDVVNGVNFFYETYQSGESFEEQSTYKTEEAESTYETSQEDQSTYETSDEQSTYEPSDEQSTYETSEDQSAYETPNYEL, from the exons ATGGACTTCCGCAGTAGAAAGGTTCAATTTCTTCTATTCGCCATCGGAATCGTCGCTCTCAGTATCACAG CGGAAAAATGTCGGGAACTAGTTGGAGTAGAAGCCGCATCAAAGAGCGGACAGTTCACATTCCTGAACTGCTTTGACATGAGTTCAGGAACCGTAGCCTGTGCGGTCAAAGAAGGCGTGAAACTCTATTTCTACAGCATAAGATCCATCCACGTGGAGAAAGCGCGGAACGTGGCCATCGAGAGAGCCTTGCACGAGGCGTTGGTAAAAGGCATGGCCGCGAACGAAGCGGCCAAAGACGCTCAGAGCGCGGGCGCTAAAGCGGCTAAGGTGGCGACCAGGCAGGCGAAACGGATCATTGGACCGATCGTGGCAGCCGGGTGGGATTTCTTCGAGGCGCTCTACTTCGGAGGGACGTTGACGGAAGGGTTCTTGCGTGGGTCAGGGACTTTGGTCGGTGCTTATGCGGGAGGGTATGTGGGAGAGCAGAGGTTTGGGAGGTTTGGGTATCTTGTGGGAAGTCACTTGGGGAATTGGATCGGTGCGAGGGTTGGACTGATGGTTTATGATGTTGTGAATGGGGTGAATTTCTTCTATGAGACTTATCAATCTGGAGAGAGTTTTGAGGAGCAGTCTACTTATAAAACTGAGGAGGCTGAGTCTACATATGAAACTTCTCAGGAGGATCAGTCTACATATGAGACTTCTGATGAACAGTCTACATATGAGCCTTCTGATGAACAGTCTACGTATGAAACTTCCGAGGATCAGTCTGCATATGAAACTCCAAATTACGAGCTCTAG